In a single window of the Chionomys nivalis chromosome 11, mChiNiv1.1, whole genome shotgun sequence genome:
- the Atp13a2 gene encoding polyamine-transporting ATPase 13A2 isoform X1, whose translation MSADSSPLVGSTPPSYGTLMTGTSIDPLSSSVSSVRLSGYCGSLWRAIGYHAAVWMLAGIPWLVFRWKPLWGVRLRLRPCSLAHAETLVIEIRDKEGSSRQLFTVQVQTEAVGEGSLELPRQAQAEDGRSQTAVGVVPEDTGEDTTQLHGQKEAKQVLRYYLLQGQRYVWIETQQAFCQVSLLDHGRTCDDIHHSRSGLSLQDQAVRKTIYGPNVIGIPVKSYLQLLVDEALNPYYGFQAFSIALWLADHYYWYALCIFLISAISICLALYKTRKQSVTLRDMVRLSVRVQVCRPGGEEEWVDSSELVPGDCLVLPQEGGVMPCDVALVAGECVVNESSLTGESIPVLKTALPEGPKPYCPETHRRHTLFCGTLILQARAYLGPRVLAVVTRTGFCTAKGGLVSSILHPRPISFKFYKHSMKFVAALSVLALLGTVYSIFILYRNRVPVNEIVIRALDLVTVVVPPALPAAMTVCTLYAQSRLRTQGIFCIHPLRINLGGKLRLVCFDKTGTLTEDGLDVMGVVPLKGQMLLPLVPEPRHLPLGPLLRALATCHALSQLRDTPVGDPMDLKMVESTGWVLEEGPAAGSAPGTQVLAVMRPPPRGPQQQRTEEPPEPISILCRFPFSSALQRMDVVVAWPGAAQPEAYVKGSPELVASLCSPETVPGDFTQVLQSYTAAGYRVVALAGKPLPIAPSLEAAQQLTRDTVEQELSLLGLLVMRNLLKPQTTPVIQTLRKTGIRTIMVTGDNLQTAVTVARGCGMVGTQEHLIIIHATHPEQGQPASLEFLPPEFSAVMNGAKDPVQATGYPVELEPQSRHLALSGPTFAVLQKHFPKLLPKVLVQATVFARMAPEQKTELVCELQKLQYCVGMCGDGANDCGALKAADVGISLSQAEASVVSPFTSSMASIECVPTVIREGRCSLDTSFSVFKYMALYSLTQFISVLILYTVNTNLGDLQFLAIDLVITTTIAVLMSRTGPALTLVRARPPGALLSVPVLGSLLLQVALVAGIQLGGYFLVVTQPWFVPLNRTVPAPENLPNYENTVVFSLSSFQYLILAAAVSKGAPFRQPLYTNVPFLVALALLGSVLVGLILVPGLLQGPLGLRNIADSSFKLLLLGLVAFNFVGAFMLESVLDQCLPACLRWFRPKQASKKQFKRLERELAEQPWPTLPISSVR comes from the exons ATGAGCGCAG ACAGCAGCCCGCTCGTGGGCAGCACGCCCCCCAGCTATGGGACCCTGATGACAGGGACATCAATCGATCCCCTCAGCTCCTCAGTTTCATCCGTG AGGCTCAGCGGCTACTGTGGCAGTCTATGGAGGGCCATCGGCTATCACGCCGCGGTCTGGATGCTGGCCGGGATCCCTTGGCTGGTATTCCGCTGGAAGCCCTTGTGGGGCGTGCGCCTGCGCCTGAGGCCATGCAGCCTGGCCCACGCCGAAACACTCGTTATAGAAATAAGAGACAAAGAG GGTAGCTCCAGGCAGCTCTTCACAGTCCAGGTGCAGACCGAGGCTGTTGGCGAGGGCAG CCTGGAGCTGCCCCGACAGGCCCAGGCAGAAGATGGCCGAAGTCAGACAGCTGTGGGAGTGGTACCCGAGGACACAGGGGAGGACACCACCCAGCTCCACGGGCAGAAAGAGGCA AAACAGGTACTGCGTTATTACCTTCTCCAAGGCCAGCGTTACGTCTGGATAGAGACCCAGCAAGCCTTCTGCCAAGTCAG CCTACTGGATCATGGCCGCACCTGTGACGACATTCACCATTCCCGCTCCGGCCTCAGCCTCCAGGACCAAGCTGTGAG GAAGACTATTTACGGCCCCAATGTGATCGGTATTCCCGTCAAGTCCTACCTGCAGCTGCTGGTGGATGAG GCACTGAACCCCTACTACGGATTCCAAGCCTTCAGCATCGCGCTTTGGCTGGCCGACCACTACTACTGGTATGCCCTCTGCATCTTCCTCATCTCGGCCATCTCCATCTGCCTGGCTCTGTACAAAACCAGAAAG CAAAGTGTGACTCTGAGGGACATGGTCAGGCTGTCTGTGCGGGTGCAGGTGTGCCGGCCTGGAGGAG aggaggagtgggtggaCTCCAGCGAGCTGGTGCCCGGAGACTGCCTGGTGCTGCCCCAGGAAGGCGGGGTGATGCCATGCGATGTCGCTCTGGTGGCTGGCGAGTGTGTGGTCAACGAGAGCTCCTTGACTG GGGAAAGCATACCAGTGCTGAAGACAGCCCTGCCAGAGGGGCCCAAGCCCTACTGCCCAGAGACCCATCGGCGGCACACACTCTTCTGTGGGACCCTCATTCTGCAGGCCCGGGCCTACCTGGGACCCCGTGTCCTAGCAGTGGTGACCCGGACAG GGTTCTGCACAGCCAAAGGGGGCCTGGTGAGCTCCATCCTCCACCCGAGGCCCATCAGCTTCAAGTTCTACAAACACAGCATGAAGTTTGTGGCCGCGCTCTCTGTCCTGG ctctgctTGGCACGGTCTACAGCATCTTCATACTCTACCGCAACCGG GTGCCCGTGAACGAGATCGTGATCCGCGCTCTGGACTTGGTGACGGTGGTAGTACCACCTGCCCTGCCAGCCGCCATGACCGTGTGCACACTCTATGCCCAGAGTCGGCTGCGCACACAGGGCATCTTCTGCATCCACCCGCTACGCATCAACTTGGGGGGCAAGCTGCGGCTCGTGTGCTTTGACAAG ACAGGCACCCTCACGGAGGACGGCTTGGACGTAATGGGGGTGGTGCCCCTAAAGGGACAGATGTTGCTACCACTGGTCCCAGAGCCCCGCCACCTGCCCCTGGGGCCCCTTCTCCGAGCACTGGCCACCTGCCATGCCCTCAGCCAGCTACGTGACACCCCAGTGGGCGACCCTATGGATCTCAAGATGGTGGAGTCTACAGGCTGG GTCCTGGAGGAGGGTCCGGCTGCAGGCTCAGCACCTGGGACCCAGGTCTTGGCAGTAATGAGACCCCCACCCAGGGGACCCCAGCAACAGAGAACG GAAGAGCCGCCGGAGCCAATCAGCATCCTCTGCCGCTTCCCCTTCTCGTCTGCCCTGCAGCGTATGGACGTGGTAGTGGCCTGGCCAGGGGCCGCCCAGCCTGAGGCCTATGTCAAAGGCTCCCCAGAGCTTGTGGCCAGCCTCTGCAGCCCTGAGACAG TACCCGGCGACTTTACCCAGGTGCTGCAGAGCTACACAGCTGCCGGCTACCGAgttgtggccctggctggcaaGCCACTGCCCATTGCACCCAGCCTTGAGGCCGCTCAGCAGCTGACAAG GGACACTGTGGAGCAGGAGCTGAGCCTCCTGGGGCTGCTGGTCATGCGGAACCTGCTGAAGCCACAGACGACCCCAGTTATACAGACGCTGAGGAAGACAGGCATCCGTACCATTATGGTGACAG GGGACAACCTGCAGACAGCAGTCACTGTGGCCCGAGGCTGTGGCATGGTGGGCACCCAGGAGCACCTGATTATCATCCATGCCACCCACCCTGAGCAGGGCCAGCCTGCCTcccttgagttcctgccaccTGAGTTCTCTGCAGTCATGAACGGGGCTAAG GACCCCGTCCAGGCCACAGGCTATCCCGTGGAGCTGGAACCCCAGTCTCGTCACTTGGCCCTCAGTGGGCCCACTTTTGCTGTCCTTCAGAAGCACTTCCCCAAGCTGCTGCCCAAG GTCCTGGTGCAGGCCACCGTCTTTGCACGCATGGCCCCGGAGCAGAAGACAGAGCTCGTGTGTGAGCTGCAGAAGCTTCA GTACTGTGTGGGCATGTGCGGGGACGGAGCCAATGACTGTGGGGCCCTGAAGGCAGCTGATGTGGGCATCTCGTTATCCCAAGCAGAGGCTTCAGTGGTCTCTCCCTTCACCTCCAGCATGGCCAGTATCGAGTGTGTGCCCACTGTCATCAG gGAGGGACGCTGTTCTCTGGATACTTCGTTCAGCGTCTTCAAGTACATGGCCCTGTACAGCCTGACCCAGTTCATCTCAGTCCTGATTCTCTACACA GTCAACACCAACCTGGGAGACCTACAGTTCTTGGCCATCGACCTTGTCATCACCACTACGATTGCTGTGCTCATGAGCCGCACAGGCCCTGCCCTGACATTAGTGCGAGCACGGCCACCGGGGGCGCTGCTGAGCGTGCCTGTCCTTGGCAGTTTGCTGTTGCAGGTGGCCTTGGTGGCCGGCATCCAGCTGGGGGGCTACTTTTTGGTCGTAACCCAGCCTTG GTTCGTGCCTCTGAACAGAACAGTGCCCGCACCTGAAAACCTGCCCAACTACGAGAACACAGTGGTCTTCTCTTTATCTAGCTTCCAGTACCTCATCCTGGCTGCAGCCGTGTCAAAGGGGGCACCCTTCCGCCAGCCGCTCTACACCAACG tgcccTTCCTGGTGGCCCTGGCGCTCTTGGGCTCTGTCCTGGTGGGCCTCATCCTGGTCCCCGGCCTCCTGCAGGGGCCACTAGGACTGAGGAACATTGCGGACAGCTCCTTCAAGTTGCTGCTGCTGGGCCTGGTCGCCTTCAACTTTGTGGGAGCCTTCATGCTAGAG AGCGTGCTGGACCAGTGCCTCCCGGCCTGCCTACGGTGGTTCCGGCCTAAACAGGCCTCCAAGAAGCAGTTCAAGCGGCTAGAACGGGAACTTGCTGAACAGCCCTGGCCCACACTGCCCATCAGCTCTGTGAGGTAG
- the Atp13a2 gene encoding polyamine-transporting ATPase 13A2 isoform X2, whose protein sequence is MSADSSPLVGSTPPSYGTLMTGTSIDPLSSSVSSVRLSGYCGSLWRAIGYHAAVWMLAGIPWLVFRWKPLWGVRLRLRPCSLAHAETLVIEIRDKEGSSRQLFTVQVQTEAVGEGSLELPRQAQAEDGRSQTAVGVVPEDTGEDTTQLHGQKEAKQVLRYYLLQGQRYVWIETQQAFCQVSLLDHGRTCDDIHHSRSGLSLQDQAVRKTIYGPNVIGIPVKSYLQLLVDEALNPYYGFQAFSIALWLADHYYWYALCIFLISAISICLALYKTRKQSVTLRDMVRLSVRVQVCRPGGEEEWVDSSELVPGDCLVLPQEGGVMPCDVALVAGECVVNESSLTGFCTAKGGLVSSILHPRPISFKFYKHSMKFVAALSVLALLGTVYSIFILYRNRVPVNEIVIRALDLVTVVVPPALPAAMTVCTLYAQSRLRTQGIFCIHPLRINLGGKLRLVCFDKTGTLTEDGLDVMGVVPLKGQMLLPLVPEPRHLPLGPLLRALATCHALSQLRDTPVGDPMDLKMVESTGWVLEEGPAAGSAPGTQVLAVMRPPPRGPQQQRTEEPPEPISILCRFPFSSALQRMDVVVAWPGAAQPEAYVKGSPELVASLCSPETVPGDFTQVLQSYTAAGYRVVALAGKPLPIAPSLEAAQQLTRDTVEQELSLLGLLVMRNLLKPQTTPVIQTLRKTGIRTIMVTGDNLQTAVTVARGCGMVGTQEHLIIIHATHPEQGQPASLEFLPPEFSAVMNGAKDPVQATGYPVELEPQSRHLALSGPTFAVLQKHFPKLLPKVLVQATVFARMAPEQKTELVCELQKLQYCVGMCGDGANDCGALKAADVGISLSQAEASVVSPFTSSMASIECVPTVIREGRCSLDTSFSVFKYMALYSLTQFISVLILYTVNTNLGDLQFLAIDLVITTTIAVLMSRTGPALTLVRARPPGALLSVPVLGSLLLQVALVAGIQLGGYFLVVTQPWFVPLNRTVPAPENLPNYENTVVFSLSSFQYLILAAAVSKGAPFRQPLYTNVPFLVALALLGSVLVGLILVPGLLQGPLGLRNIADSSFKLLLLGLVAFNFVGAFMLESVLDQCLPACLRWFRPKQASKKQFKRLERELAEQPWPTLPISSVR, encoded by the exons ATGAGCGCAG ACAGCAGCCCGCTCGTGGGCAGCACGCCCCCCAGCTATGGGACCCTGATGACAGGGACATCAATCGATCCCCTCAGCTCCTCAGTTTCATCCGTG AGGCTCAGCGGCTACTGTGGCAGTCTATGGAGGGCCATCGGCTATCACGCCGCGGTCTGGATGCTGGCCGGGATCCCTTGGCTGGTATTCCGCTGGAAGCCCTTGTGGGGCGTGCGCCTGCGCCTGAGGCCATGCAGCCTGGCCCACGCCGAAACACTCGTTATAGAAATAAGAGACAAAGAG GGTAGCTCCAGGCAGCTCTTCACAGTCCAGGTGCAGACCGAGGCTGTTGGCGAGGGCAG CCTGGAGCTGCCCCGACAGGCCCAGGCAGAAGATGGCCGAAGTCAGACAGCTGTGGGAGTGGTACCCGAGGACACAGGGGAGGACACCACCCAGCTCCACGGGCAGAAAGAGGCA AAACAGGTACTGCGTTATTACCTTCTCCAAGGCCAGCGTTACGTCTGGATAGAGACCCAGCAAGCCTTCTGCCAAGTCAG CCTACTGGATCATGGCCGCACCTGTGACGACATTCACCATTCCCGCTCCGGCCTCAGCCTCCAGGACCAAGCTGTGAG GAAGACTATTTACGGCCCCAATGTGATCGGTATTCCCGTCAAGTCCTACCTGCAGCTGCTGGTGGATGAG GCACTGAACCCCTACTACGGATTCCAAGCCTTCAGCATCGCGCTTTGGCTGGCCGACCACTACTACTGGTATGCCCTCTGCATCTTCCTCATCTCGGCCATCTCCATCTGCCTGGCTCTGTACAAAACCAGAAAG CAAAGTGTGACTCTGAGGGACATGGTCAGGCTGTCTGTGCGGGTGCAGGTGTGCCGGCCTGGAGGAG aggaggagtgggtggaCTCCAGCGAGCTGGTGCCCGGAGACTGCCTGGTGCTGCCCCAGGAAGGCGGGGTGATGCCATGCGATGTCGCTCTGGTGGCTGGCGAGTGTGTGGTCAACGAGAGCTCCTTGACTG GGTTCTGCACAGCCAAAGGGGGCCTGGTGAGCTCCATCCTCCACCCGAGGCCCATCAGCTTCAAGTTCTACAAACACAGCATGAAGTTTGTGGCCGCGCTCTCTGTCCTGG ctctgctTGGCACGGTCTACAGCATCTTCATACTCTACCGCAACCGG GTGCCCGTGAACGAGATCGTGATCCGCGCTCTGGACTTGGTGACGGTGGTAGTACCACCTGCCCTGCCAGCCGCCATGACCGTGTGCACACTCTATGCCCAGAGTCGGCTGCGCACACAGGGCATCTTCTGCATCCACCCGCTACGCATCAACTTGGGGGGCAAGCTGCGGCTCGTGTGCTTTGACAAG ACAGGCACCCTCACGGAGGACGGCTTGGACGTAATGGGGGTGGTGCCCCTAAAGGGACAGATGTTGCTACCACTGGTCCCAGAGCCCCGCCACCTGCCCCTGGGGCCCCTTCTCCGAGCACTGGCCACCTGCCATGCCCTCAGCCAGCTACGTGACACCCCAGTGGGCGACCCTATGGATCTCAAGATGGTGGAGTCTACAGGCTGG GTCCTGGAGGAGGGTCCGGCTGCAGGCTCAGCACCTGGGACCCAGGTCTTGGCAGTAATGAGACCCCCACCCAGGGGACCCCAGCAACAGAGAACG GAAGAGCCGCCGGAGCCAATCAGCATCCTCTGCCGCTTCCCCTTCTCGTCTGCCCTGCAGCGTATGGACGTGGTAGTGGCCTGGCCAGGGGCCGCCCAGCCTGAGGCCTATGTCAAAGGCTCCCCAGAGCTTGTGGCCAGCCTCTGCAGCCCTGAGACAG TACCCGGCGACTTTACCCAGGTGCTGCAGAGCTACACAGCTGCCGGCTACCGAgttgtggccctggctggcaaGCCACTGCCCATTGCACCCAGCCTTGAGGCCGCTCAGCAGCTGACAAG GGACACTGTGGAGCAGGAGCTGAGCCTCCTGGGGCTGCTGGTCATGCGGAACCTGCTGAAGCCACAGACGACCCCAGTTATACAGACGCTGAGGAAGACAGGCATCCGTACCATTATGGTGACAG GGGACAACCTGCAGACAGCAGTCACTGTGGCCCGAGGCTGTGGCATGGTGGGCACCCAGGAGCACCTGATTATCATCCATGCCACCCACCCTGAGCAGGGCCAGCCTGCCTcccttgagttcctgccaccTGAGTTCTCTGCAGTCATGAACGGGGCTAAG GACCCCGTCCAGGCCACAGGCTATCCCGTGGAGCTGGAACCCCAGTCTCGTCACTTGGCCCTCAGTGGGCCCACTTTTGCTGTCCTTCAGAAGCACTTCCCCAAGCTGCTGCCCAAG GTCCTGGTGCAGGCCACCGTCTTTGCACGCATGGCCCCGGAGCAGAAGACAGAGCTCGTGTGTGAGCTGCAGAAGCTTCA GTACTGTGTGGGCATGTGCGGGGACGGAGCCAATGACTGTGGGGCCCTGAAGGCAGCTGATGTGGGCATCTCGTTATCCCAAGCAGAGGCTTCAGTGGTCTCTCCCTTCACCTCCAGCATGGCCAGTATCGAGTGTGTGCCCACTGTCATCAG gGAGGGACGCTGTTCTCTGGATACTTCGTTCAGCGTCTTCAAGTACATGGCCCTGTACAGCCTGACCCAGTTCATCTCAGTCCTGATTCTCTACACA GTCAACACCAACCTGGGAGACCTACAGTTCTTGGCCATCGACCTTGTCATCACCACTACGATTGCTGTGCTCATGAGCCGCACAGGCCCTGCCCTGACATTAGTGCGAGCACGGCCACCGGGGGCGCTGCTGAGCGTGCCTGTCCTTGGCAGTTTGCTGTTGCAGGTGGCCTTGGTGGCCGGCATCCAGCTGGGGGGCTACTTTTTGGTCGTAACCCAGCCTTG GTTCGTGCCTCTGAACAGAACAGTGCCCGCACCTGAAAACCTGCCCAACTACGAGAACACAGTGGTCTTCTCTTTATCTAGCTTCCAGTACCTCATCCTGGCTGCAGCCGTGTCAAAGGGGGCACCCTTCCGCCAGCCGCTCTACACCAACG tgcccTTCCTGGTGGCCCTGGCGCTCTTGGGCTCTGTCCTGGTGGGCCTCATCCTGGTCCCCGGCCTCCTGCAGGGGCCACTAGGACTGAGGAACATTGCGGACAGCTCCTTCAAGTTGCTGCTGCTGGGCCTGGTCGCCTTCAACTTTGTGGGAGCCTTCATGCTAGAG AGCGTGCTGGACCAGTGCCTCCCGGCCTGCCTACGGTGGTTCCGGCCTAAACAGGCCTCCAAGAAGCAGTTCAAGCGGCTAGAACGGGAACTTGCTGAACAGCCCTGGCCCACACTGCCCATCAGCTCTGTGAGGTAG
- the Atp13a2 gene encoding polyamine-transporting ATPase 13A2 isoform X3, giving the protein MSADSSPLVGSTPPSYGTLMTGTSIDPLSSSVSSVRLSGYCGSLWRAIGYHAAVWMLAGIPWLVFRWKPLWGVRLRLRPCSLAHAETLVIEIRDKEGSSRQLFTVQVQTEAVGEGSLELPRQAQAEDGRSQTAVGVVPEDTGEDTTQLHGQKEAKQVLRYYLLQGQRYVWIETQQAFCQVSLLDHGRTCDDIHHSRSGLSLQDQAVRKTIYGPNVIGIPVKSYLQLLVDEALNPYYGFQAFSIALWLADHYYWYALCIFLISAISICLALYKTRKQSVTLRDMVRLSVRVQVCRPGGEEEWVDSSELVPGDCLVLPQEGGVMPCDVALVAGECVVNESSLTGESIPVLKTALPEGPKPYCPETHRRHTLFCGTLILQARAYLGPRVLAVVTRTGFCTAKGGLVSSILHPRPISFKFYKHSMKFVAALSVLALLGTVYSIFILYRNRVPVNEIVIRALDLVTVVVPPALPAAMTVCTLYAQSRLRTQGIFCIHPLRINLGGKLRLVCFDKTGTLTEDGLDVMGVVPLKGQMLLPLVPEPRHLPLGPLLRALATCHALSQLRDTPVGDPMDLKMVESTGWVLEEGPAAGSAPGTQVLAVMRPPPRGPQQQRTEEPPEPISILCRFPFSSALQRMDVVVAWPGAAQPEAYVKGSPELVASLCSPETVPGDFTQVLQSYTAAGYRVVALAGKPLPIAPSLEAAQQLTRDTVEQELSLLGLLVMRNLLKPQTTPVIQTLRKTGIRTIMVTGDNLQTAVTVARGCGMVGTQEHLIIIHATHPEQGQPASLEFLPPEFSAVMNGAKDPVQATGYPVELEPQSRHLALSGPTFAVLQKHFPKLLPKVLVQATVFARMAPEQKTELVCELQKLQYCVGMCGDGANDCGALKAADVGISLSQAEASVVSPFTSSMASIECVPTVIREGRCSLDTSFSVFKYMALYSLTQFISVLILYTVNTNLGDLQFLAIDLVITTTIAVLMSRTGPALTLVRARPPGALLSVPVLGSLLLQVALVAGIQLGGYFLVVTQPWFVPLNRTVPAPENLPNYENTVVFSLSSFQYLILAAAVSKGAPFRQPLYTNGATRTEEHCGQLLQVAAAGPGRLQLCGSLHARERAGPVPPGLPTVVPA; this is encoded by the exons ATGAGCGCAG ACAGCAGCCCGCTCGTGGGCAGCACGCCCCCCAGCTATGGGACCCTGATGACAGGGACATCAATCGATCCCCTCAGCTCCTCAGTTTCATCCGTG AGGCTCAGCGGCTACTGTGGCAGTCTATGGAGGGCCATCGGCTATCACGCCGCGGTCTGGATGCTGGCCGGGATCCCTTGGCTGGTATTCCGCTGGAAGCCCTTGTGGGGCGTGCGCCTGCGCCTGAGGCCATGCAGCCTGGCCCACGCCGAAACACTCGTTATAGAAATAAGAGACAAAGAG GGTAGCTCCAGGCAGCTCTTCACAGTCCAGGTGCAGACCGAGGCTGTTGGCGAGGGCAG CCTGGAGCTGCCCCGACAGGCCCAGGCAGAAGATGGCCGAAGTCAGACAGCTGTGGGAGTGGTACCCGAGGACACAGGGGAGGACACCACCCAGCTCCACGGGCAGAAAGAGGCA AAACAGGTACTGCGTTATTACCTTCTCCAAGGCCAGCGTTACGTCTGGATAGAGACCCAGCAAGCCTTCTGCCAAGTCAG CCTACTGGATCATGGCCGCACCTGTGACGACATTCACCATTCCCGCTCCGGCCTCAGCCTCCAGGACCAAGCTGTGAG GAAGACTATTTACGGCCCCAATGTGATCGGTATTCCCGTCAAGTCCTACCTGCAGCTGCTGGTGGATGAG GCACTGAACCCCTACTACGGATTCCAAGCCTTCAGCATCGCGCTTTGGCTGGCCGACCACTACTACTGGTATGCCCTCTGCATCTTCCTCATCTCGGCCATCTCCATCTGCCTGGCTCTGTACAAAACCAGAAAG CAAAGTGTGACTCTGAGGGACATGGTCAGGCTGTCTGTGCGGGTGCAGGTGTGCCGGCCTGGAGGAG aggaggagtgggtggaCTCCAGCGAGCTGGTGCCCGGAGACTGCCTGGTGCTGCCCCAGGAAGGCGGGGTGATGCCATGCGATGTCGCTCTGGTGGCTGGCGAGTGTGTGGTCAACGAGAGCTCCTTGACTG GGGAAAGCATACCAGTGCTGAAGACAGCCCTGCCAGAGGGGCCCAAGCCCTACTGCCCAGAGACCCATCGGCGGCACACACTCTTCTGTGGGACCCTCATTCTGCAGGCCCGGGCCTACCTGGGACCCCGTGTCCTAGCAGTGGTGACCCGGACAG GGTTCTGCACAGCCAAAGGGGGCCTGGTGAGCTCCATCCTCCACCCGAGGCCCATCAGCTTCAAGTTCTACAAACACAGCATGAAGTTTGTGGCCGCGCTCTCTGTCCTGG ctctgctTGGCACGGTCTACAGCATCTTCATACTCTACCGCAACCGG GTGCCCGTGAACGAGATCGTGATCCGCGCTCTGGACTTGGTGACGGTGGTAGTACCACCTGCCCTGCCAGCCGCCATGACCGTGTGCACACTCTATGCCCAGAGTCGGCTGCGCACACAGGGCATCTTCTGCATCCACCCGCTACGCATCAACTTGGGGGGCAAGCTGCGGCTCGTGTGCTTTGACAAG ACAGGCACCCTCACGGAGGACGGCTTGGACGTAATGGGGGTGGTGCCCCTAAAGGGACAGATGTTGCTACCACTGGTCCCAGAGCCCCGCCACCTGCCCCTGGGGCCCCTTCTCCGAGCACTGGCCACCTGCCATGCCCTCAGCCAGCTACGTGACACCCCAGTGGGCGACCCTATGGATCTCAAGATGGTGGAGTCTACAGGCTGG GTCCTGGAGGAGGGTCCGGCTGCAGGCTCAGCACCTGGGACCCAGGTCTTGGCAGTAATGAGACCCCCACCCAGGGGACCCCAGCAACAGAGAACG GAAGAGCCGCCGGAGCCAATCAGCATCCTCTGCCGCTTCCCCTTCTCGTCTGCCCTGCAGCGTATGGACGTGGTAGTGGCCTGGCCAGGGGCCGCCCAGCCTGAGGCCTATGTCAAAGGCTCCCCAGAGCTTGTGGCCAGCCTCTGCAGCCCTGAGACAG TACCCGGCGACTTTACCCAGGTGCTGCAGAGCTACACAGCTGCCGGCTACCGAgttgtggccctggctggcaaGCCACTGCCCATTGCACCCAGCCTTGAGGCCGCTCAGCAGCTGACAAG GGACACTGTGGAGCAGGAGCTGAGCCTCCTGGGGCTGCTGGTCATGCGGAACCTGCTGAAGCCACAGACGACCCCAGTTATACAGACGCTGAGGAAGACAGGCATCCGTACCATTATGGTGACAG GGGACAACCTGCAGACAGCAGTCACTGTGGCCCGAGGCTGTGGCATGGTGGGCACCCAGGAGCACCTGATTATCATCCATGCCACCCACCCTGAGCAGGGCCAGCCTGCCTcccttgagttcctgccaccTGAGTTCTCTGCAGTCATGAACGGGGCTAAG GACCCCGTCCAGGCCACAGGCTATCCCGTGGAGCTGGAACCCCAGTCTCGTCACTTGGCCCTCAGTGGGCCCACTTTTGCTGTCCTTCAGAAGCACTTCCCCAAGCTGCTGCCCAAG GTCCTGGTGCAGGCCACCGTCTTTGCACGCATGGCCCCGGAGCAGAAGACAGAGCTCGTGTGTGAGCTGCAGAAGCTTCA GTACTGTGTGGGCATGTGCGGGGACGGAGCCAATGACTGTGGGGCCCTGAAGGCAGCTGATGTGGGCATCTCGTTATCCCAAGCAGAGGCTTCAGTGGTCTCTCCCTTCACCTCCAGCATGGCCAGTATCGAGTGTGTGCCCACTGTCATCAG gGAGGGACGCTGTTCTCTGGATACTTCGTTCAGCGTCTTCAAGTACATGGCCCTGTACAGCCTGACCCAGTTCATCTCAGTCCTGATTCTCTACACA GTCAACACCAACCTGGGAGACCTACAGTTCTTGGCCATCGACCTTGTCATCACCACTACGATTGCTGTGCTCATGAGCCGCACAGGCCCTGCCCTGACATTAGTGCGAGCACGGCCACCGGGGGCGCTGCTGAGCGTGCCTGTCCTTGGCAGTTTGCTGTTGCAGGTGGCCTTGGTGGCCGGCATCCAGCTGGGGGGCTACTTTTTGGTCGTAACCCAGCCTTG GTTCGTGCCTCTGAACAGAACAGTGCCCGCACCTGAAAACCTGCCCAACTACGAGAACACAGTGGTCTTCTCTTTATCTAGCTTCCAGTACCTCATCCTGGCTGCAGCCGTGTCAAAGGGGGCACCCTTCCGCCAGCCGCTCTACACCAACG GGGCCACTAGGACTGAGGAACATTGCGGACAGCTCCTTCAAGTTGCTGCTGCTGGGCCTGGTCGCCTTCAACTTTGTGGGAGCCTTCATGCTAGAG AGCGTGCTGGACCAGTGCCTCCCGGCCTGCCTACGGTGGTTCCGGCCTAA